GTTTCACTGTCTGTGCTCTGTCAACACGCGCATGCTTCGGATTATAAGGAATATAAGGTATGCGGGCTCCCCATAATTGGTGAAAATTATTAATTGGACATTTTTCGCGATGGTGATAATCGAATTAGTCAAGCACAGATCTTGATAACTTGGCTTTTGCAACGAAAAGATCATCCGGCCTTTGTTGTATTCAAAAAATACTACACTTGAAGGAATTCGTGTCGTTGTAAAGACAGGTGCGGGATCGGGCAGGATATGTCCGCTGTGTCAGTTCGGAGTCTAGGGGTGGATTCCACGTCGGAAACGACAGGGCCGTCACGGAAGTCATCGCCTGTTTGCTTAAGGAGTGGCGTCGGCTTTTCGGCAGGCGCCTGGCAAGCATTCTTTGAACAGGAGAACTTAAATGACTGAAACTGCATATGGCCAGGGCCATGATCTGTTGGTGGAACTGACCGCTGACATCGTGGCGGCCTATGTCAGCAACCACGTGGTGCCGGTCGCAGACCTCGCCAACCTGATTTCCGACGTCCATTCGGCCCTGAGCAACACCTCTTCGCCGGCGCCCGTCGTTTCGGTCGTCGAGAAGCAGAAGCCGGCTGTCGCTGTACGCAAGTCGGTGCAGGACGACCAGATCATCTGCCTGGAATGTGGCGGGGCCTTCAAGTCGCTGAAGCGCCATCTGATGACCCATCACAATCTCGGCCCGGAAGAATACCGCGAAAAGTGGGATCTGCCGGTCGATTACCCGATGGTTGCACCCGCCTATGCCGAGGCTCGTTCGCGCCTCGCCAAGGAAATGGGCCTGGGCCAGCGTCGCAAGCGCGGCAAGTGAACCTTACGCTCTGAAACGGAAAAACCGGGCATCGCCCGGTTTTTTTATGCCTTCGGAGAGGAAATTAATCCCAAAAATAAACCGTGACGAAATGAAAAGATAAGCGAAATCAGCAAATTTCGTTGCGCATGACACTTTTCGCATCCCCGTTTTTCGTTGATGGTGTATGAATAAATTCCTACAATTTGGGAGTATTCATATGACGCCAGATATTACCCTGCCTCCCCCCGTTTCGGAACCGACGAAAGTAACGTCCGACCGCCGTATCCTGTGCATGATCGTCCGCCAGATGACCTCGGAAATGCTGGCGATGACGGGTGACGGCTCCGGCAAGTCGCGCGGCGACCGCCGCCGCATGATCTGCCATGTCCGCCAGATCGCCATGTATGTCTGCCACGTGGCGCTGCAGATGCCACTTTCGGAAATCGGCGAGGCCTTCGGGCGCGACCGCACTACGGTCGCCCATTCCTGCCATGTGGTGGAAGACCGGCGTGACGATCCGGGTTTCGATACCTTCGTGGCGAGCGTCGAGCGGCTGGCCGAAACCCTGCTTCTCCTTCCGGGGAGCCGCCCATGAGAACGGCGTCCTCTCAAAAAGCCCCGGCAGCCGGCGTTCCGGGCGCCGGGATCGAAACCGCCGGTCGGCGTCCGTTGCTACGTCTCCTGCGGGTGTCGTTGAAGGGGCCTTTGACCATAATAGGAATGGAGGGAGCGACCGCTCTTCTGGAAGCCGAAGATGGCGCAACATTTCAGGTTCCGCTTGCCGTGCTGCGCCATTCCGTGTCTTCGGGGCTGCTGTCGCGTGAGGGTAACCGTCTCACGGCTTGCGAGGGTACCCGCACATGGCTGCGCCGCGCCATGGCCAGCAATGGGGCCAGCAATGGGGCCAGTGACGGCGAGGATGCCTTCGCCGGCCAGCATCGCGATATCGTCACCGGAACGGTGGAAGTCGCGCAGGTGCGCACCACCGTCCGGCGTAACATGGCGGAGTCGCCACTTTCGGCTCTCTCGAGGCTGAAGGAGAAGTCGGGTGAGGCCTATCTCGGCGAGGAGGCGCTTGCAGCCGGCGACAGGTTCGCCGCCGATTTCGAGCGCGCCGGCCTTCAGCCGCGCATCACCGCCTCCTGGGAGCCGCGACTGGCGAGCAGGGTGAGAGGTCAGCCTTCAGCCGCCGGAGACCTCACGGATTCCGCTCTGGGTGCGCGCGACCGGCTGAATGCGGCCATCGAGGCCGTGGGGCCGGAGCTTTCCGGCGTTGTGCTCGATGTCTGCTGCTTCATGAAGGGGCTGGAAACCGTCGAGCGGGAACGGCAGTGGCCGGCGCGCTCCGCCAAGCTGATGCTGCGCACCGGGTTGATGGCGCTTGCCCGACACTATGCTCCGCCCTCGCGGCAAAGCCGCCGCGCGCATCGCTGGGGTGCCGGGGATTACCGCCCGGAACTCGGGTGAGGGGCGCGGTCAGGATGTTGCGGAGGAAGCTACCAGCTGGCGGGCGGCCTCCTCGCGGATCCGCTGGATCATCGAGCGCAGACCGTTGGCGCGCTGGGCCGAAAGGTGTTCGATCAGGCCGATCTGGGAGAAAAGCTCGATGGCGTCGAGCTTGGCGATCTCGGAGGCGTGCTTGCCGGAATAGGCAGCGAGCACGATCGCCACCAGCCCCCGCACGATATGCGCGTCGCTGTCGCCGGAAAAATCGATGACCGGATCGTCGCCCCCATGCACGCGGGTGGAAAGCCATACCTGGCTCGCGCAGCCCTTCACCTTGTTTTCTGCCGTCTTCTCGGTCTCCGGCAGATCCGGCAAGGCCTTGCCGAGCTCGATGACATAGCGATAGCGATCCTCCCAGTCATCGAGATAGGCGAAGTCGTCGATCATCTGCTGCAATGTCGTCATGGCGTCGGAAGTCCTTGCTGTTCCCCCTGGATATAGGTGATCCCAGGCAAAGATGGAACAGTTCCAAGCATGTCGCGCAAAAGTGTGGGCGGTTTTGCGATCACGACATGCGAGAAGGAAGCATGTCGCGCAAAAGTGTGGGCGGTTTTGCGGTTACGACATGCGGGAAGGAAGGCATGTCGCGCAAAAGTGTGCCGCAGTTTTGCGAGTTGCGGTCAGGTCTCGGCCTGATAGACGATATCGGCCCGGCTTCCGAAGGTCTCGAAATACGGGACCGAATATGTGCGCCGGAGGCTTTCCATGACGGCCGCGCGGGCGGCATCCCCCTTCGACCGCTGAAGGCCGCGCTCGGCCACGATCTCCGCGGGCGTTTCGACCAGTACCACAAGGTCCAGCGCAGTTCTGACGGCGGGATGCAGCAGGTAGATGCAGTCGCAAAGGATGAGCGCGGGACCATCTTCCGCAATGCGCACCTGATACCGCCCGTCCAGTTCGCCGGTTTCTCTGTTCCATGCCCGGTCATGGGTGTGTATCCGCTTGTTCTTCAGATCATCGAGAGCTGCGAGGATGTGATCGAAGGAATACCAGTTCATCGGGTTCTCGATGAACGCCATATGCTCGGCAATTCCCGATCTCCGCGCTTCGGCAATGAGCGCCTGCCGCTCGGTGTGGCTGTGGGTGGAGAACCGGTCGCAGTCCAGGCGAACCGCGTTGACGGAAGATGCCGCGATGATCTGGCCGCAAAGGGTTGTCTTGCCGGAACCTGCCACGCCGCATATCTCGACAATGAGGACGTCCTGACCTTGCAGCCTGTCCTCTAGGTGACGACTGAGTGCGTCAGGAGTGCGGAGGGTGGGAATACCGGGTTCCAAGACTGCCTCCGATCGGGTCGCACCGAGGCTTTGCGGCTGCGACCTGTATCTCGCTTGCCGGAAACTAGTCGATTCCC
The window above is part of the Rhizobium sp. ACO-34A genome. Proteins encoded here:
- a CDS encoding transcriptional regulator is translated as MTETAYGQGHDLLVELTADIVAAYVSNHVVPVADLANLISDVHSALSNTSSPAPVVSVVEKQKPAVAVRKSVQDDQIICLECGGAFKSLKRHLMTHHNLGPEEYREKWDLPVDYPMVAPAYAEARSRLAKEMGLGQRRKRGK
- a CDS encoding cysteine desufuration protein SufE is translated as MTTLQQMIDDFAYLDDWEDRYRYVIELGKALPDLPETEKTAENKVKGCASQVWLSTRVHGGDDPVIDFSGDSDAHIVRGLVAIVLAAYSGKHASEIAKLDAIELFSQIGLIEHLSAQRANGLRSMIQRIREEAARQLVASSATS